Proteins from a single region of Corallococcus caeni:
- a CDS encoding phosphate ABC transporter substrate-binding protein has product MKKTLLSSFVAFGLAVLPLSAQAGTVTVKGSDTMVILVQRWAEAFMKKNPATKIQVTGGGSGTGLAALQNGTTDIAMSSREIKEAEEEKLRARYNTPPTGLPVAKDGVTFYVNESNKVDALTVEQLKDIYLGDTTSWKAVGGADAPIVLYSRENSSGTYVFVKDTVLGGDDFAASAQTLPGTAAVVNAVSKEKNGIGYGGAAYAKGIKELKVKKGNDAFAPTAENVKSGKYPLSRDLFFYLRNKPAGEAKAFIDFALSAEGQAIVTQVGYFPVK; this is encoded by the coding sequence ATGAAGAAGACTCTGCTCTCAAGCTTCGTCGCCTTCGGGCTCGCCGTCCTCCCGCTCTCCGCCCAGGCAGGCACGGTGACGGTAAAGGGCTCGGACACCATGGTCATCCTCGTCCAGCGCTGGGCGGAGGCGTTCATGAAGAAGAACCCCGCCACCAAGATTCAAGTGACGGGCGGCGGCTCCGGCACGGGCCTGGCGGCCCTGCAGAACGGCACCACCGACATCGCCATGTCCAGCCGCGAAATCAAGGAGGCGGAGGAGGAGAAGCTCCGCGCCCGCTACAACACCCCGCCCACCGGCCTCCCCGTGGCCAAGGACGGCGTCACCTTCTACGTCAACGAGTCCAACAAGGTGGACGCGCTCACGGTGGAGCAGCTCAAGGACATCTACCTGGGCGACACCACGTCGTGGAAGGCCGTGGGCGGCGCGGATGCCCCCATCGTCCTGTACTCGCGTGAGAACTCCTCCGGCACCTACGTGTTCGTGAAGGACACCGTGCTGGGCGGGGACGACTTCGCCGCCTCCGCGCAGACGCTCCCGGGCACCGCCGCCGTCGTCAACGCGGTCTCCAAGGAGAAGAACGGCATTGGCTACGGCGGCGCCGCGTACGCCAAGGGCATCAAGGAGCTGAAGGTGAAGAAGGGCAACGACGCCTTCGCCCCCACCGCGGAGAACGTGAAGAGCGGCAAGTACCCGCTGTCGCGCGACCTGTTCTTCTACCTGCGCAACAAGCCCGCCGGTGAGGCCAAGGCCTTCATCGACTTCGCGCTGTCCGCCGAGGGACAGGCCATCGTCACCCAGGTTGGCTACTTCCCTGTGAAGTAG
- the pstC gene encoding phosphate ABC transporter permease subunit PstC: protein MQEQDLAPPVALPMLSPAARRRQLKEKAIAALITAVAFTGIAALVLILVFVAKEALLLVTDAAAREEASFSKMFLPQLVRKGKPLAYVWQPVSGVPKVSMIPLFVGTLKTTAVSMLVAVPLGIFGALFAAEFAPRRLREVLKPTIELLAGIPSVVLGFFALMVMASFLQDTFGFTSRLNAVVAGLGLALAIVPVIFTVTEDALTAVPRSYREASLALGATPWETAWKVVLPAAAPGILAACVLGFGRAIGETMIVLMASGNAAIVSANLGDSVRSLSATIAAEMGEVVVGSPHYALLFFIGVELFLFTFLLNMLAGVWTKKVIQRLKGGAG from the coding sequence ATGCAGGAGCAGGACCTCGCGCCCCCGGTGGCGCTGCCCATGCTGTCGCCCGCGGCCCGGCGGCGGCAGCTGAAGGAGAAGGCCATCGCGGCGCTCATCACCGCGGTGGCCTTCACGGGCATCGCCGCGCTGGTGCTCATCCTCGTCTTCGTGGCGAAGGAGGCGCTGCTGCTCGTCACGGACGCGGCGGCGCGCGAGGAGGCGAGCTTCTCCAAGATGTTCCTCCCGCAGCTGGTGCGGAAGGGAAAGCCCCTGGCCTACGTGTGGCAGCCGGTGTCCGGCGTGCCCAAGGTCAGCATGATTCCGCTCTTCGTCGGCACGCTGAAGACGACGGCCGTGTCCATGCTGGTGGCGGTGCCGCTGGGCATCTTCGGCGCGCTGTTCGCCGCGGAGTTCGCCCCCCGCCGCCTGCGCGAGGTGCTCAAGCCCACCATCGAACTGCTCGCCGGCATCCCGTCCGTGGTGCTGGGCTTCTTCGCGCTGATGGTGATGGCGTCGTTCCTCCAGGACACCTTCGGCTTCACCTCCCGCCTCAACGCGGTGGTGGCGGGCCTGGGCCTGGCGCTGGCCATCGTGCCGGTCATCTTCACGGTGACGGAGGACGCGCTCACCGCCGTGCCTCGCAGCTACCGTGAGGCGTCCCTGGCCCTGGGCGCCACGCCCTGGGAGACGGCGTGGAAGGTGGTGCTCCCGGCGGCGGCCCCCGGCATCCTCGCCGCGTGCGTGCTGGGCTTCGGGCGCGCCATCGGTGAGACGATGATCGTCCTCATGGCCTCCGGCAACGCGGCCATCGTGTCCGCCAACCTGGGCGACTCCGTCCGCTCGCTGTCGGCCACCATCGCCGCGGAGATGGGCGAGGTGGTGGTGGGCAGCCCGCACTACGCGCTGCTCTTCTTCATCGGCGTGGAGCTGTTCCTCTTCACCTTCCTCCTCAACATGCTGGCGGGGGTGTGGACGAAGAAGGTCATCCAGCGGCTCAAGGGAGGTGCGGGGTGA